Part of the Sciurus carolinensis chromosome 7, mSciCar1.2, whole genome shotgun sequence genome, TGTAAGGGATGAGCCTTTGAGATTCAGAGCTTCGTTCCTCTTAGTGTCTCCAAGGGTGACTGTGCTCCCCAAGTCTCGAGTGGAGCTGGGCGAGCCCAACATCCTCATCTGCATCGTGGACAACATCTTCCCTCCCGTGATCAACGTCACCTGGCTGCGCAATGGTCGAACCGTCACTGAGGGAGCAGCCCAGACCAGCTTCTACTCCCAGCCTGACCACTTGTTCCGCAAGTTCTCTTACCTGACCTTTGTGCCTTCAGCAGATGATGTCTACGACTGCAAGGTGGAGCACTGGGGCCTGGAGGAGCCGCTCCTCACACACTGGGGTACGGAGCCCCCCTCCAGCCCCCTGCTCAGgcctgtttccttccctccagAATCACTGTGCTATGCCCCCtgacccttcctttctctcccagaGCCCCAGGTGCCAATCCCACCACCAGATACCACAGAGACCCTAATCTGTGCCCTGGGTCTGGCCACTGGCCTGATGGGCTTCCTCATGGGCACCATCTTCATCATCACAGGGACATGCAAGTCCAGTGCTCCCAGGTGCAGAAACATTGGAGTCTGGGGATGGGGGCAGGACAGTtggggagtggggacaggaaaTGAGATCTCGGTTGGGAGGGAATAGAACAGCAGGAGTGGGGTGAGGGAGTTTGGGGGAGGTGGGCACCCAAATATAGGAACCTAGAATGATGAGCTTGAACAGTCTTGGTCACATGGCGTTTGCTACTTCAGGTAACAACCCTTCTGAGAAAGACAGACTGTGGGGGACGCCGTATGGATTCCTCGCAGATTTCTTACAGCTTTTGCTTCCTTGGCGCCACAGTCTACGAAGCACATTCCCCTGTGCTGACTCTGAATGGCATCAACCTCTGTCTTAGAGGTCACCTCCTTTCTGACCTCAGCACTTATGCCTGTGGGGCACAGCCAGCTCCCCTTCCTACCCCAGCACAAACACATATTCTTGCTCTGCCCAAAGCTCTGACAGGCAGCACTAAATTCTCCAATGGTGtttgctctgtgttctctttAGTTCTTGACCAATGCTCCCAGGGTGTGAGGGATGCTGGGACCTGAAGAGGGAGTCTGAGTGACAACATATTGGTGGGAGTCATCCTCAGTCTGGTCCAGCTGTGTCCTGCTCCCTTTGGGCATTTCACAAGGGCTTCATGAAATTTGCCTCCTGAATTCAGATTTCCCTGAGTGGGATACAGAGTATCCTATGCATTGCAAGTGCCTTAAAAAGTGACAGTTCTGAAGGGCACGGGGAGAGGAAAGGTTCCTGGGGATTCTGCCTATCTGGGAGTCCTCTGTATGAAGAGGAGTGCACCTATGATCTACAATGTCATGTCCTTTTTCTACAATCCCTATGATCCCAGGCATGACAAAGAAGCACGTAAGACTTAGATTAGAAGGCCACTTCCCTCCATGGGGTCAGTCATATTTGGTAGTGGGGTAGCAGAGTAGATCTGCAACACATCTGGTAAGAGGGGAGGGGCACTTCCAAACCTGAGCACTGCTAAACATGTGCCTGGGAGAGGTTAGTTAACtgtgaatgaaattagaaacataAAGAGATAAATAGCCATATAAGGTAGTTTGTGTCAAGGACCAAATAAGTGACACAGATTAGTGGTTTTCAAACTAGAATGCACTAAAGAAGGAGTCTTTAAAAAGTACAGGTAGATTAGCACCTACTGGATTAGCATCTCAGGGGTGGAGGAGCAGTGATAATGACTCTTTAATTTTTAACACGCTACAGATGGTTCTCATGCAGCCATCCTGGACTGGGCTGTGGGCCGTACATGGGACCCCTTGATAGTCCATGCTACTGGGAGTCAGTGGAGGGAGATCCTGAGGTCTGAGTTGGGCCAGGAAGGCTTTCTGGAGAACCTGGGTCTGTTAGGGTATCATAGTTGATCAAGTGAAAAGGCAAGATGGGGGTTTGAATTGTGAATATTTGGTCCTAGAAAAGAAAGACTCTAAGTGCTGATGGGGACATGACGGAGTTCTTAAAGGAGAAGAAGTTGGGGGAAATCAATGACCGGAAGACTCTAATGGAAGTGTCTTAGTCAAGGATTTTGTTTGCCAGTAACAGAGACCCTCTTAAAGTGACCACATGCAATTAGAGAATACTTACCTTAAGGACACAGGGGTGGCACACAGAACCCAAGGGTCGGTTTAGCCAGGTCTCATGGGAACAGAACTCAGAATCGAAAAGCCAGCAGAACCCGGAGCAGCCCATTTCATGCTCTCACTGATCCATATGTTCTGCATGTGAGTCCCATTCTCTCTGTGGGCTGACGGTCCCTTTCAGCTGACACATTCACACTATAGCTCCTGGGTTTATCATCTCAGCCCTCACCACCCACAGAGATGTGTCTCCCTGTCACTATTGCAAATTCTTGGAAAAGTAAATGACTGGCCAAACTTGGGGTAGATGTACATCCCAGTCCAATGTGTTTAGAGTAAGGGACAAAAATCCTGCTGTACAAATGTGCCCGTTGAGCCCCACATCAGAGATGACGGGTGTCCTCAGAGAAAGATTTGGCTGGTTCTCAGAAGACACCAGATTCTCTCCCAGCATTCCCTGATCTCTGCTGATCTTTTGCTTGAAAGTTCATGCATCGTTGGAGGTTGTTCTCTCATATGCCCTAATGcttaataaattcattaaaataccTTTTGAATCAAAAGGAGTATGATTTTTTTCACTATACACATATTACCcagaacaattcaaaaaatttttgaacaattcaaaatttctagaaataattaaaagttttttagGGAGGATGTCCACAGGAGGCGAAGGGAGGCGGGAGAGGCGTGTATATCTGGAAATCCTGTCAGAAGTCACTGTGGACCCAGCAGGGAAGCAGGGCCATTGGGCCCTTGGCCCCAAAATGTTACCTCAGGTTCTTCCGTtgggagcctcagtttctccaattATACAGTTAGGCAACGAAGGGAGGCTGAAGACGCCAGGGCGCAGCCTTCCTTAGTCCCTTCCTCCCACGGATGCTGTGGACTTTCCGTATATTCAGATTTCAAGAAGTTAATGATATGTTTTTCAGTGCTGATGAGGACCTCAGTGCTGACTGTGGCAAACCCACTGACCACAAACATCTGGGCACAATGATGAAATGCCTCACTTTCCACATAATTCTTGAGGAGGACATAATGCTATCCACAAAGCACATGAGCACAAAGAAACCCATGAGGAACAGGATGGATCTGGTGATGCTTTTATAGACATGCTGGTGATGTGAAGGTGCTGGGACTACCTCGTAAGCCTGCAGAAGAGGTTCACCATATACCCACCCACGAGGGTCCTGAGCCTAATGAGGAAACCATCCCGGAATACTGCTATGATGACATATATGCCTGAAGAGTTGACGGAGGACTGAAACAGAACAGAACCAGGACAAAAACAGAAGGGTTGAGGTTTCATTGGTGTTCCCAGCAATGCAGCTAAGGAGCGAGTACTAAGGAGTGTACTGGAATCTTAGAAAATGCCAAAGCAACGCAGTTGTGATAGGACAATTTATGTCTGAACTTTGCCAAGCAGGAGATTCTGGGGATACGGGGGACCACCCAGAGGACACCCAGTCAGCAGGTGACACAAATGAAGAAGCCCCTCATCAGCCTGGACACGTAGAAAGCTGAGTTGCCTGTGGTTTCATCCCCGAAACCCTGAGATCTTCAAATGTCTGTAGTTATGAGGACCTTGGTCAGCATCATCACCATGTGGGTCAGAGCCAGGAGACTGATGGGCAGGTCAGTGGGCTGCATCCTGTGCTCCAGGAAGAGCATGAGaacaaggaagagaaggaggatgtGTTGGCTGAGATCCCAAGGACAATTTCACACAAAGAGGTTCTCTTATGTTCATGGTATTGGAGTTTGTGGGTTTTATTCATCTTATGTGGGAAAGCAGTGAAAAGCAAATGCCTGAGGATAAGGACAGAAAATTCTCTATCATAAATGTTGCCATCTTCAAAATTCTCAACCAGTACCTTTGCCATCATGAAAACTTGTGGCATAACCACAAAGCACCCTGTTCCGGTCCTCCTTCTATACTCAAGTCTCCCTTTCATGTCCCAGAAGCGATTCCCACTCTCTTCCTTCCCACATTACATTCCAATTTTGGCTGAATGCTGCATCCTCTGGCAGGGCTCCTGCAGCATCTAGGCTTTCTTGTATAATAAAAGTTGTCCCacattgaagagagaaaaaaaaaagttttttaggatacaaagtggtgcatgcctgtaatcctagtgacttgggaggctggggcagaaggattgcaagtttggggccagcattgacaatttagcaacaccctcagtgaggccctgtctcaaaatagaaaataagaaggtctggggatctagttcagtggtcaagcaccctgggttcaatccccaggaccagaaaaaaaaagggtgtATGTTATTTAGTGGGGTgcagtgacccacacctgtaattccagctactcggaagtctgaggcaggaggatcacaaattcaaggacagcaatttagtgagaccctgtctctaaatatataaaGGGTGGAGCtggggtatgtagctcagtggtagaactttcctggggggctggggagatagctcagttggtagagtgcttgcctctcaagcacaaggccctgggttcaatccccagcaccacctgggttcaattccaagtaccacacacaaaaaaaattccttttttagaTTATATGTCTGCCCTTATGGtcacattttttcccattctagtTTCAAGGTAAATAGTCctttactcaaaaaaaaattgttctcattTATAAGAACAGTCTCTTTGAGAATAGATTTCAACAGTTACCTTCTCTTCCATATAGTCAAGTTCCCCCTGTTCATGGGGGTTCCCTCCTACAGATATTAAACATGTCATCTGTCTTGTACAATGAGAAGTTGACTCCCCTCTCTGCCCTAGAACCCAGCTTCACCCAAGGACCTCTGAGAGAGTGTTCTGCTTGGGTTTCTCCCAGATCCCCTCCTCCAAGCctcttcaattttaatttttaacaaagttATATTCTGGGTATAATTTGAAGAGTCAAATAGTTCTACAAGATTTACTACAAAAATCAGCCTTCagtcccctcctcttcctcctcattctcAGAGGCAAAAGCTTTCCACTTTTTGGACAGATTTTGTTGGTGCTATGGTTGAATGTGGTTTGTCCCAGGGTTCATGTTGGAATTTCAGTCTTGAGTGTGGTGATGTTGAGGCAgggggacctttaagaggtgtggACTAGTGGAAGGTCCACTGGGAACTGTCCTCAGAAGGATTAAAAGAGTCTTCCCGGAtccacaactgtaatcccagtggctccggaggctgagaaaattcaaagtcagcctcagcaaaagtgaggcactaagccgctcagtgagaccctgtctctcaataaaatacaaactagggctggggacatggctcagtggtcgagtgcccctgagttcaattgccagtaccctaaataaataaataaataaataagtcctcCTAGGACCCCTAGTTTGTTCTGTGAGGGGTTGTTATAAAGAGGGACTCTGGAActactctctggcttcctgtctggcAGTGTGACCTCTCCTTCTCCCAGGAACCCCTGTCATTGTGGTGGCCTTCAGTCCTTCACCAGTACCCAAATGGTGCTGTGATGGGCTGATAGATCTGACTCCacgagaatgttataggccagactctaagggaaatgactaaacagactccattttgctctgagactccatgttatgtgggAAAGAAGCTTCtctcatgggaacaccccgcctttgtgtccatcatcagttacttggtgtgacatgtttaataatatacaatggcaactcctatgtaataaagaattgctctcttttgattcctattgctcctaaacaatgtaccatgtgaacggtgattgtgtgggtgttagtaaccattctttagtttgtacctaggtaagggtcattttgatgcccttctccctctgttgatgatctcatgatgttagtttgtaattttgaatcatagcaacagacacttatgattgatgtgatttttggtataggaacccctacaaccctgtggttggggtggttctcccaatagccatttttggggcattgtgtgagacagttagctggccggcttaataaagactctcaaatttggacttctcagtggtgatcggtctgttcttaagttgtgccccatagcAGGCCAGTGCCATGCCCTCaaacctctagaactatgagctaaataaacttttcttttaaagtagccagtctcaggtatttcattatagtaatgagaAATGGATTAATACAATTGGTATTGAGCCCCATCTCTAAATAACATGTTTAGTTGCTAAATCTTGATTTTTCAGctttaggttttatttctttgcttttcactATGGAAGGAGAGaatatggatttcttttttcatcctcAAAGACCATCCATGCCCCCTTCTCATATTCCCTTCCTTTAATagaattatattataattttggTTAGGTCAATGttcattattcatattattatgaCCGTGTAAGGCAAATCACAGAGTAAACTATgccagttcttctttttctagatgactttttgttttctctggagTTAACAATTGTCCAGTTTTCTCTTTGCTTAGTTTTAGCTGTACCTATCATTAATGAATGACAAATTTCCTCACAATACAGGCACATTAggtattttgtcaattttatgaTAGATAAAATTTTCAGAACCTTCTTTCTGCTCCAGTCTCAATtagttgccaggcatggtggcaactctcagtgactctggaggagTCCTcagcaggagggtggcaagtttgaggtcagcctcagaaacttagcaaggccctaagcttaGTGAAATCatgtttcaaaaaagaaaaaatggctggggatgtggctcagtgattcaatccccagtattcacCCACCTGCAAcccaaagagaataaaaatctCAACTAGTGATTGTTATTTACCATTGTCCTGGTTTGTCCTTCACCATTCAGGATCTACCTGTCCTTTGTGCcagcttttctgtttcttgtacTCAGTAATTGcctttttgtggttttattttagtgTAACACATCCTTTCTTAGCTTCCAGAGAAAGAGTGTACAAGGGGCAAGCTTTATGCTTTGCATGtcagaaattgtatttattttactttcacattTGAACTGATAGCTCATATGTATAAAATTCAAGGTTGGAAATCATTTCCATCTGAACTTCCAAGGCATTCCTGTGTGGTTTCTTAGCTTCCAGCATTATTGTTGACAAGTCAATGGATATTCAGAGTCCTGGAACTCTTTATGTATCTGTTGTTTTGTTTGCCTCTCTTgggctattttctttctttcttttcttccttccgtctttttaattattaattattttttaagctgAAGACTACAgacatttattctctcacagttccagaggctggaagtccaagacgAAGGTGTGGACAGGGCCTCTGCAGGCTCTAGGAGAGGGTCCTTCCTCGCTTCTTCCTAGCTTCTGGTGCTGTGGCTGTCCTTGACACTCCTTGTCATGTGacactccagtctctgcctccatcatTCCATGGCCTTCTTCTCTGCCTCTATGTATCTTTTCTCCTCTGGAAAGATACTTGGTCCTGAAAGTATCTGAAGCACCAGGGCACCTGAgctgaaagcattttcttctttctgcattGAGGAtctggtttcagagtttcagtctatggtcagtcaactgcattgctctgggcctcaggtgaggcagaacatcatggtggaagggcgtggcAGAGAAAGGATGACTTTtttatgacagccaggaagcagagagccctCCTGTTTTAAATTCCTAGAGATGTTCCATTACCTGTACTGTGAAGATCTTCCTTAAACTGTTCTCAGTGTGCCATTTCAATCTGATTTCTAATAGCTTCCCTGAAAACAGTCAATGATTAAGTCACACAAAACTTTCCATAGATGTCTGTCCCTTCCTGCCTTTGTGCAGACTATTTTCTATGCCAGACCTGCCTTTGTTTACCAACCAATCAAGATTCTACCTATTCTTCCCAGGTCCAACTAAAGGTCACTTCTGCGAAGCTTTCCCAGTCCCAACCCCAATATTTGGCCCATTCTCTTGCTGTGGTATGTAGCACATTCTGCCACATGTCAGAACTAATTTGTATGTGTCTGCCTTTAACATTAACTGCTCCTCAAGGACATGGGAGGCCTGTGTCTTATATTTCCAACACCTGACACTTTCTATTTAGTTCAATTTTATTTGCATCAAGTCCAGCCTGCTCCCACTGCCCTGCAGCTGGTTTTAATAACAGTAGCCACCACTTACTGCACACATACAATGTGCCAGGCTTTGCAATAAATGATTTTCATGTGTAGTGGGTTGGAAGTAAATttctttacataattttaaatccAGCTCAAAACCTGCTCCCCAACTCTGCCATGAGTCTGGTTTTAAATTTGATCTCAGTTATTTTGGGGGCTTCTCTTTCTCATGGTTCTTCAAAGGGTCTGAGGCCTTGGAGAAGCTCCTtgtcttcctgcctctgtctAGACTGGTCCTCCAGGCAGAGGAGCATGCTGGACCTTAATGTGTATGGTTCTTTCTGAGTGGCAGCTTGGCTGTTTCTGCAGCAAGGGACTCTGGTGAGGAGTGATTTCCAGTGCCTGCAAAGTTGTACCACACagattcctttcttctccctcagTGTCCTCCCTATCTTCCTTGGTGGCTGTGAGGAAGCAGGGCTCTCTTAGGACCAAGATTACGGTGCCCTCCTCAGTTTCGAGGGACCTCCCCTCTCTTCCTAGCCTTACTGCCTTCCAAGTCattcccctcctctcttcttgTATAGCGTCTGGGACACCTGACAGATGTCAAGCATGTGTCAGGTTTTGGGAATTTCAAAGCCAGAAGAGGAAGAATCTTAGAGGTGATATCTGCTATTGCCTTATATCCCAAacctaaatacaatataaaagaaAAGCATTGTTCTGACACATGCATTATTTCCTTTGATCCTTACAATCGATCTGGAAGTTAAGTACAaatatccccattttatggaGGAGGACACTGGGATTCAAATGACTCAATTTGCCCAAGGTTAGACAGCTGGAGCTTGACTGGGAAGCTCTGAGCCCATATTCTGACCCCGGCCCCCACCGCCACTGCTCAGAAGCAAATGGAGACTAGATTGTGAACATGGGGCAGACGTGAGCATTGCTAGGAAATGTATGAGATTTTGTTCTCTTTCAGAAACTAACTTCCTTTGAAGCTTCTGCAGGAATAGACAGCTGGAAATGGGACAAGGTTGAAAAATGAACAGATTCTGATatcactgaaaaaatttttacttCTCTCACCTATGTCATTTATGTCGTTTCCCTTGTTCAGAATAAAATCTAAATCCCATACTGCCAAGCATGGTggagcacacttgtaatcccagtaattaggttgcctgaggcaggaggattgcaagttcaaggccagcctcaacaatttatcaagaccctgtctcaaaatgaaaaataaataaataaaaaggaccaggatAGACagaaggatccaagatggcagactagagggagactgtgttccttgttgctccgtaactctgatttcaagcagaggatatctgtttcttggtgaggcagtttttgctgcttattgagcccctgctgtttaccccatttgtctactgtgatcacctgcagtcagtcagcatatcgactactttttgagtgcagattgctcactgactggcgcCAATCATCTGCCGATAACCAGCAGACTGACTGCAGTACACCTGCAGACCGCCAATGGATTGCCAGCTgcttgctgttgcctggaagtccactgtcacagtacctgcaggtttggtaacacgtggctgccgccattttgaaataacagccaggacctgtaggacccccgACTGAACTGACTGAGTCTGGTCGCCTGGACTCCTCAGCCTGACTTACTGTGCCCCACTGCCAGGACCCCTCAACaagaccaaccacaccctgcctccaggaccgcTGGCCGaccaccccaagctgcagctccccatttgccaacacatttggaaccCAGAGCAGCCATCTAGGAGTATTCTGAAAGTAGTAGCtctcatctttaggtggggcaaatcccatcctgagatgcctgctggagactggaagttcattgtcaggtacctctcatacatcagactactgaagactgggaggtttaaaTACTACATGActgttatagtatagatttttttctgttttctttttcttctttttgaaaaattttaagtttttattttctttacttttcttgctctattttccttatgtttacctgtttcctcagagtctgtctcccttttcttatgctaacaaccaacttcttttgattacactttcactctttctacaatttagaacttctatatactcttttcttatcccattaacagctatatcccacacccctccccaccctctttgtcctccattagaaactgcaggccTTATTTCagatctatttgttatactgtagataataattgaactcatcctctgtttattatgacaatattgttaacatactcataggggctatttggtttagggttgcatattttctgtactggctaatattgatctccctgcTAAAGAAGAggtttggaaacctatagagtcactataagcctgtaggggggaaactgcaataccccagatcagcactgctagaggggaagatatgtgaacaacatgaaaaaacaagggaagaaaatgttccaaacctagattctatattaatagaatccagtgacagtatggtataagaaatgtcagaaaaggagttcagaatatacatgattaaaatgattcatgaagcaaaggatgagataagagagcaaatgcaagcaatgaatgatcactccaataagcagttgaaagagcaactgcaggaagcaaaagatcatttcaacaaagagatagagattctaaaaaacaaacaaacaaacagaaatccttgatatgaaggaaacaataaaccaaataaaaaactcaatggaaagcatcaccaataaactagatcacttggaaaacagaacctcagacaatgaagacaaaatatttaatcttgaaaataaagttgaccaaatagagaagatggtaagaaataatgaacggaaactccaagaactatggggcatcatgaaaagaccaaagttaagaattattgggattgaggaaggcacagagatacaaaccaaatgaatgaacaaccaattcaatgaaataatatcagaaaatttcccaaacctgaagaatgaaatggaaaatcaaatacaaggggCTTACAAAAAGGAccaggatataactcagtggtaaaatctacctgggttcagttcccagtaccaaaagtaaaacataaaaaataaaaaataaatcccatcCTAGCAAGGCTCTATATGAGCTGGCTCTACACTCTTCTTCATTGAGCTCCATGTGTATTATTTTTCCCTGGATTCCTCCTGCCCAAGGCCTTAACACAGATACTTCCAACTCATCTTCCATTCACACTCCTATGGCACCAACTCCAAGAGGCTCCCTGACCAACTTTGCTAAATAAACCACCAGCTTCCAGTTCCTATCTCTCAAATACTCTATTTATCTTTGTAACAGATGCCTCTCCTTGCATAGGGTCCCTCTTCTCAGACTTCCCTCTCTCTTTAACCTCCTGGAAAGTCTTCCAGGGAAGTGATCAAGCATATAGAGGAACAGATTCACTTCCTCTCTTCTCATCAGGGCTCAGAAAATTGCTACCAAAAGTTTGTGATTTGGCTCCATCTTGTGGTTTGAGTACATTGTTTGTGGAGGTTCTCACTGGAGTAAGCCTAGTCTCTCAAGGAGAGGGCTCCTTGGCATATCTGCACCCCTAGCCCAATAACTTCCTGCTGCCTCTTCCCTAGAGTCCTGCTCCACCACTTCTGGGACCTGATTAGATTCCTGAATGCCCTTTATTCCTTTACTCTGGCCTTTGGCATATGCATCTACTCCAGAACAAGTTCATGCTTGGAACAGGGAAGCTATTCAGTGTTTAAGGAACTGACTGACTAAAGAAAAACACAGTCACTCTAATCTTAAATGCCTTGATGACAagtccaaataaagaaaaataaattgaaaaattctgctattatttacattattgcttttattattccTGTTATCTTTCATTTATTGAGTGTATCTACTGCATACCTGATGTTTCCTAGATTGCTCCATGAAAACCAAGTGTTCAGAAGAGTgttaacatttaattaaaaacaaatcaatacaaataacattttccttctaaaatatactttattatatata contains:
- the LOC124988700 gene encoding HLA class II histocompatibility antigen, DO alpha chain, giving the protein MPHRSRLTWLKPQRAMALRAGLVLGLHTLLTLLCPQKAGAIKADHMGSYGPAFFQSYDSSGQFTHEFDGDQLFSVDLKNGEVVWRLPEFGDFAHFDPQNGLASIAMIRAHLDVLVERSNHTRATSVSPRVTVLPKSRVELGEPNILICIVDNIFPPVINVTWLRNGRTVTEGAAQTSFYSQPDHLFRKFSYLTFVPSADDVYDCKVEHWGLEEPLLTHWEPQVPIPPPDTTETLICALGLATGLMGFLMGTIFIITGTCKSSAPR